In Fibrobacter sp. UWB10, the genomic window CGCCGCTTGCAATGCCTTCGTCTACAGCATTCTGCACAGCAGTCACAAGTTCCGGCAAAAGCGAAAGATTGCTCTGGAAAAACACCGAAGCATCCGAGCGGATTTTCTTGCCCGCAATTTCGACGACACTCACGGCATTTTTTTCGAAGTCGGCGGCAGGCATTCCCTTATAAAAGTAACTGACCTTACCCGCTCCGTTATCGAACAAATTCACATCCAGTTCAAAATTTCTAGGCGGGCGCTTAGACGCCTTCATCGATTCTTCAAAAATCTTCGCCGCATTTTCTTTCAGGAATGCATTGAGTGCAGGCGTTAGCACCGGGCAGTTTGCAAACGGAATAATCCCGTTGCTTTTTTGCATGCGAAATCCGTAACTGACCTTGCCGCTCTTGGCGCGGGCAATCACCACGCGGGCACGATTTCTATAACCCCACGCAGGTCCAGTATGAATCTTGAAATCTTCGGGCAGTTCCACGCGGGCAATTCGCCTAAAGTTTTCGCGTTCCACAAACGCCGAGCAAGCGGCCTGTGCAGAACTTTCCAAATGCTGCAAGCTGCACCCGCCGCACTTGCCATAAAGAGGACATCTCGGCTCCGCGCGGTCGGCACTCTTTTCCGTGATTTTAATCACCCGACCCCGCGTAAAATCTTTCTTATTCTGCAAGATTTCGACCTGGCAAAGTTCGCCTGCAAGCGCCCCCTGCACAAAGCACACGCGTCCATCAGGGAGTCTGGCCATGCCTTCGCCCCCCTGCACCATCTTTTCTATGCGGAGTTCATAAATCACGACCCAAATATAGCATTCCACGCCGTTCACATTAGTTTTCAGCCGTAACCACTTTCCACTCTCCGTCCCCTACCTTATCCCTCTTAAAAGGTTTAGATTTATTAAAAAATCAACTAAGGATGTTTTTATGGTGTTCAATAAGATTCTTCCCCCCGTCCTCGCGATTACGGCTCTTAGTGCAAGTAGCCTGTTCGCTGCTACGGCCTACCACAACCAGGTCGGTTTCTTGACTAAGGGTCAAAAGCAAATGGCCGTTGTCGGCGCCGAAGGCAAAGAAATCGTTTTCAAGACCTCTAGCGGTAACGAAGTTCTGAAAGTGACCGCCCCCGAAGCCCAAATCTGGGTTCCCGCTGGCGACACCGCCGCATCCCTGGTCGATTTCTCCGAAATTCAGACCGCCGGCAAATACCAAGCCTATATCGATGACGAACCGATCGGCCACCCCATCACCATTGCTGACAACGCCCTCGAAGAAGCTGGCAAGGCCTCTATCAAGTTCTTCTACTTCCAGCGTGCCTCTACCGCTCTTGAAGAAGAATACGCCGGCATTTATGCCCGTGCCGCAGGCCACCCGGATACAGCAGTAAAGTACCACGCCTCTACGGGCAAGACCGATCTTAACGCCACCTTTAGCAGTCCCAAGGGTTGGTACGATGCTGGCGACTACGGCAAGTACATCGTGAACTCCGGCATTTCTACTTACACCTTGCTGCAGCTTTACCAGCAGAACAAGGCCTACTACGATACTCTGAAGCTGAACATTCCCGAAAGCAAGAACGATGTCCCGGACCTGTTGGATGAAATCCGCTGGAATCTGGACTGGATGCTCACCATGCAAGACGACGACGGTGGCGTGTTCCACAAGCTCACCACCAAGCAATTCGCCGGCACCATCATGCCCGCCAAGGCAAACGCCCAGCGCTACGCCATCGGCAAGGCTGTAGAAGCTACTTGGGACTTCGCTGCAGTCGTTACGCTGGCTTCCGAAATTTACAAGCCCTACGATCCTGAATTTGCCGAAAAGTGCATTATCGCCGCCCAAAAGGCTCACAACTGGGCAATGGCACATCCCTACGAAGTTTACGAACAGCCCAAAGATGTCGGCACCGGTTCTTATACGGGAGCAGCCGACTGGGCATCTAAACTTTGGACTCTCATCGAAATGTACCGCGTCAGCGGTGACACCAATGTTGTAGCCGCCATCAAGAAGCTTCCCATCAACAACAAGAAAGCCAAACTTCAAAGCTGGCAGAACAACTACATGCTGGGAATCTTCTCCATCGCTATGAGCCCCGATGCCTTCGAGCCCGAAATGGTGGATTCTGCAAACGCCATCATCATCAACATGGCCGACAATTTTATGAAGTCTCTCGACAACAACGGCTACGGTATTGCTCTCGATAAAGACGACTTCTACTGGGGTTCCAACGGTGTTGCTGCCAACAAGGGCATGGTCCTGGTTCACGCCTACATTCTGACCAAAGAAGAAAAATACCTGAACGCCGTCCAAGGCATTGTGGACTACATCTTGGGCCGCAACCCCATTGACAAATCTTACCTCACCGGCTACGGTGTCAATCCGGTCATGAATCCGCACCACCGCGTAAGCCAGGCAGACAGCATTGAAGCACCTGTTCCGGGAATGATTGCCGGCGGCGCCAACGCTTCGGCTACGGATTGCGCCAAGCAATACAACAATGCAAATGCGGTTGCCAAATCCTACTACGACAATTCCTGCAGCTACGCAACCAACGAAGTGGCCATCAACTGGAACGCCCCCTTCGCCTACATTATCGGAAGCCTGCAAGCGATCGCAACAACCGGCGTCACTTACGATATCAAGACTCCGGTCAACGCCAAATACGAACTTACTACTATTCCGGCAGCCCGCAACCGCATCAAGTACGCCAAGCCTCAAGAAGGCAAGCGCCTCGTAATCCGCGGTCAAAAGGTCCAGCTCGAATACACCGACAAGAACGGAATCAAGACTTACTTCAGCATTGGCGGCAAGAAGGTCCGCTAACTGAAACAAGAACCTCCCAATCCCACCCAATACAAAACAAAATGCAGCATCGAATGATGCTGCATTTGTTATATCAAGCTCTTGATTGCATTTTGCAATTGCGTTTCATCGCCAGAGTTGTCGATAAAATGAATTTTCTTTCCCGGGAAAAGCCTACGCCATTCATCTTCGCTGTCTTTTGCTGACTGCAATTCAATACGGCGCTCTGCATCCGCTTCGCTAAAGCCACGATTTGCAATCAATCGATTCTTGCGAACTTCGCGAGCGGCGCACACCACCCAGATTTCATCGAGTTTAGCCACCAATTCCGGCACATTCTCGAATAAGGCAGCCTCTACAAACGCCGGATTTGCACGGAGCAGATACTGCGTGAGCACCGGATAAATAAGCGCTTCTAAGCGCACCCTGGCAGAAGCATCTTTAAAAACCAAATCTGCCATGTGGTTCCGGCTAATGCCTTTTTCGGTCAGCATGTCTTCGCCAAATTCCTTGGCAATCGCAGCTCGCAAATTCTTGTCATCACGATACAAGTGATGCACAGCGACATCAGCGTCAATCACGCGAATCTTTTGATCGCGCAAAATGCGGCCGACAAGCGACTTTCCTGCACCAATTGTACCTGTAATACCAATCATTACTTACCGAGAGCGATTAGACAAATACCCAAAATCACGCCAAGCAAGGCGACAAATTTCATCTTGCTCTTGCGTTCCTTGAAAAGTAGTAAACCCGCAAAGAACGAAATCAGCACGCTAGAGCGACGGAACACCGTAATAATCGAAATCAAGGCATCCGGGTCACTTACGGCCACAAAATAGCAACGATCCGCCACAATCAAAAGGATAGCGACCAGCACCATGGACCAACGGAACTGAAACGGAGTCGTCTTGTGGCGCGTTGGGAACCAAGTGATAGCACAAATCACAAACTGCCAAAGCATCATGTAAATGCTGAACCAAACCTGAACGGTTAGCGGGTCAAAGTTCATACGTTGCAAAATGAACTTGTCGTAAACGCCACTGCATGCCGCAAGAATCGTCCCCAGCACCATGCAGATGACCCAACCATTGCTAAAGAAATGTCCCATTTCTTTACGGCCCGCAAGGCTCAAGCCCACATACGAACAAATACAAATGGCAACACCCGCCCACTGGAGCGCAAAAGGACGTTCTCCCATGAACGTGACCGCAATGAAAATCGTAAATACAGGCGCAAGCGCACGAATCGTAGTCGCAATGCTCAACGGCAAATGCGCAAGAGCGTTATAAGTCAGAATCCAGCTACCGCCCACAATGGCCGCCTTACCGAACAAGTAAATATGACTTTGCAAAGGCAGGCTTTCGCAGTGGCCCGTCAAAAGGAGCGGGCTCATGAAAAGGGCGTAAAAAGCACTACAAAAGAACAACGTCACACGGACAGCGTTATCTTGCACTGACTTTTTCTTGGCGAGGTCATAACAGCCTAAAAAGAAGGCCGAAAGTAAAGCTAAAACGAACCATGACATAGCGTGCAAAATTTAGAAAACCCTCTTGCCAAAGCGATATTATAAACATATTTTTATCTTAACTTCAACAAAAGGAACCAATATGGGTATCAAAGGTAAAGCAACATCCCTTCTCGAAGAGTTCAAAGCCTTCGCATTCAAGGGTAACATCGTCGATATGGCTATCGGTGTTATCATCGGTGGCGCATTCGGTAAAATCGTGACTTCCTTCGTGAACGACATCGTGATGCCGTGCGTTACGGCTATTATCGCCATGGCTGGTGGTAAAGATGCTGGCGAAGGCCTCAAGTCTCTTTCCTATACGACTGCCCAGGGTGTAGCAATCCCTTATGGTAGCTTTATCGGTGGCATCGTCGACTTCCTCATTGTCGCCATCGTGGTGTTCATCGTGATGAAGAAGTTCCTCGGCTTCATGCAGAACATGCGCAAGAAAGAAGAAGCCCCGGCTGCTCCTCCGGCACCTCCTGAACCGTCTGCCGAAGAAAAGCTCCTCACCGAAATCCGTGATTTGCTTAAGAAGTAATTTATACGGCAAAGCCGCTTTTACCAGAACTTAGTTGGTAGAGCTTAGAGAGTCGCCTTTGGCGACTCTTTATTTATTTCATTACTAAGCTCTCAGTTCTAAATTCTAAGTTCTATACTAGCTTCTGCGGTAAACGGCAATTCTTCTAGCTGCGGAGTCGCAATAATCACCTGACATGCCTTTTCGCGAATGAGCGATGCCACCGCATCGCGGCGGTTCACGTCGAGTTCTGCAAAAATATCATCCAGCAAAAGAATCGGCTTACTCAAGTAGCGAGTCGCCACATCGACTGCGGCAAAGCGCATGGCGACTGCGGCACAACGACACTGGCCTTGCGAACCCGAAGACCGCATTTCGCTTTCGCCAATACATACGCCCAAATCATCTTTATGCGGGCCCGAAAGCGTGATTCCCTGAATCATTTCGGCATATTCCAAGCCGGCGAGTTTCCGGCGATAAGCTTCACGCAAGGCATTTTCGTCGACAGAACCATCTTCGCATTCGCCCGAATCCGAAGCAATGTATGCGACACTGGAATCGGCCGCCACCTTGTCCAATTCCGAATCATCCAAGAATTCTGCGCCATCAAGCGCATCTAATTCTTTAAGAATCGAGCTCTTGTAAGCGCAAGTGATTTCGTCTACCCCGCCCGAAAGTTTGCGGTAATAACCCGTAATGATTGGCGAGATTTCTTTTGAAAGTTCTATGCGGGCAGCCCAAAGCTTGGCGCCTAAATCCACCAGCTGTTCCGTGAGAACCGCAAACAGGGCATCGCCACCGGTAGCAGCGCCTTCACGCTTGTATTGGCGCAGCCACTGGTTACGCTGTTGCAATACGCGGCGGTAGCGCTTAAGCACCGCAGCATTCGCCTGCGACCTAAAGCAAAGAATTTCATCGAGCCAGCGCCTGCGCACTTCGGGCGCTCCGCGCAAAAGTTCAATGTCCGACGGTTGCATAATCACCGCCGGCAAATTCCCGAACAAAGCTGTCACCGACTTCAAGCTTTCGCCATTTTCGCGAACCTCACAACTGCGCCGACCCACGCGTACCGCGCGCGTCGTTACGCGACCTGCATCTTCAAAAGTTGCCCGGACAATCAGTTCGTCGCCGTTCCAGGCAATCATTTCTTTTAAATCGCGGGCCCTAAACGAAAACCCTTGCGCAAGCAAGTGAATCGATTCTAGTATAGACGTCTTGCCACAACCGTTCGGCCCGTGAACCACGGTGATTCCCGGCCCGAACTCTTGTTCAAAGCCATTCAGGCTGCGCAGTCCGTCTATAAAAATCTTTGAAATCACGGAATATAGCCTCTAAGGCCAAAGCTCAGCGGAGTCCAGAGTCCCGCTTCCGATTCATAAATCAGGGCGTAGTTCACATCGAACGGATACTTTTTCTTGCCAATGCGAATCATGAACTTGTAGCCGGCACCCACCGTCCAATCCAAGTCATCCATACCCACACGGAGCGTGCCGTCAGGAATCACTTCGCATTCAAAGCCCACACGCCCCGTCCACACATGCAAATCGGGGTCAAAGGCCAGGAGCGTGTCGGCCACCTGGTAGTCAATCGCTTCCATCCAAGCATACACCGGTTTGCCAAACACTCTAGAACGGTAACCCAATCCGATCTGCAGCACCTTCGGGCGCACGCCATCGGTACTTTCTACGGAGTTATCGGTACTCGTATTCTTGCTCCACTTGGCCGACAAGTTTTTGCTAAAGCTCAGGTTACGAATCACAACAGAGGTAGACCATTTTTCGTTCCACTGTCTAATCCAACTCAAGTTAACAGTCACCGGACTGCGATAATCGTCAACCACTTCGGCGACCCCTTCATAGTATTCCGCAATATCCATGTTGTCGTAACTCATCGAGAACGACAAGCCGAAAGCATCGCGACGCGTAGCACGGTAAGCCAAGCCCAAATACATCATGGTAAAGTAAGGCGTCGCCGATCCCATGGTTTCATCGTCTTCGTTAATCACATCGAAGTCCAAATCGCCACGATAAAGCATCGCAAAGCCAATACCCATGCGCTTACCCACCGGGCCTTCCAAGCCAAGCGAGCCGCCCATACGGTCCAAATCACGCTTTTCGGCGTTCAGGTTATAACTCAAGTGTTCTCTAAAGCCAAGGATAGCCGGGTTCCAGTAAGCCGCAGGCATCGATGCCGTATCCGCAGAGCCCGTGTTACCACGGCCCAGTTCGCGCGTGCCCGCGCCCATACGTTCCACAAAGCCATCAAAGCTACCCAGCGTTGCTTTTTTACCCGCAAACGCAGAAGACGCAAGCAAAGCAATCACGAGAATGGACAGAATCTTTTTCATTACTTGTGCCCTCCCAAGGTCATCACCTTGCCCCAGCCAATATGGCCGTGGTTATCCTTGACGCGCACATAGTACACGCCCATTGTGCAGGGCCTACCCGCCTTATCCTTGCCATCCCAGAAGTCTTCCTTCGGGTTCGTGCTGCGCGAAGCATCTGCTCCACGCGGAGCGCTCTTTACAATCGTGCGAATCTTACGCATGTCGTAGCTGAACACGTCAATCGTAATCTTGGAATCCTTGCTCACCTTGTACGATACAAGCGACTGGTCGCCAGCCGTAATCACCGACGGCACCATGCGCACAGAACCCAAATCGTTTCCGAGCTTTGCGCGGTTCAAAATCGGAGTCCAAGTCTTGCCCGTATCCGCCGAAACAGAAATACCGTTGCCATAAGTAGCAAGCGCAAGGCCCGTCACATTCTTAGCCAGCGGGAACGAACAAATCGAGGTAATGCGGAAATCGCGGTCAATGGCACCAGTTGCATAACCATAAAGCCACACGCTCTTTCCATCATCATCAGCATCCCAAGCGCGAATTCCAGCAGAATCCAGCTTAAAGTATCCACTCACGTCACCGCCCGAAACAGCAACCGCCACAAAAGCCGTATTGCCGACAAAAGCCACATCGCTTACGGTATAGTCACCTTCATCGTAAATATCCTTCTTCTGTTTCTTGCCAGCCGTATCCAAGAAAACGGCCTTCGCAAAATCTTTGTCCCCTTCGCGGAACACCCACAAGGCGCCCTTCATCGATTCCTTTTCCATGCGCGAAGTTTCAGCAATAATCGTCAGCGGGTCACCACCCATCCAAAGTCCTGTTACACGGGCACTCGTATCCAAAGCCGCAGACGCCTTGGTCACCTTACCGTCAGCGCTACGCTTCCAAAGTCCCTTAGATGTCGCCATCCAAATGTCGCCTGTTTCCGGGTGTTGCTTGACATCAAAGATGCGCGGATTTTTCTTATCTTCCCACTTGTAACTCGACTTAGCCGTATCAAGCGCACTTGTCTTCAAGTTCAGCTGATACAATCCTTTTTTAGGAGAATTCCCCGAGACATCGTAAAGGCCAAGGCCAGCCACACCGCGGGCCATCCAAAGCAGTTTCTTTGAAGAATCGTACGCGAAACCGCTCACGGCATAATACATAGCCGTATCCAAATCCAGAAGCGCGTCGGGTACATCATCAAGCGGCGTTTCATTCATATTGTCGATTCCGCGGACCGAGAAAAAGCCCGTCGGCATAAAGTATTCACCGTCGTCGTTCAAGCCAAACATCGGAAGCACATAACCGAGCTTGCCCGCATAAACCGAAGACGTTCTGCGGTGTTCTGCAAGCACGTCCCTAAAAACGCCATCCTGCGTTGCGGTCATCGAATCCGACATCTGTTCCTGATGTGATTCTACCACCTGCACGCCGTTTGTACCCACCTTAAGATCCAATAGCGTCACGCCGCTATAAAGGTCGCCACGGGAAAACACCCACAGGGTTCCCGTTTTTCCGGTTTCGCTCACGTTCAGCGCACCATTGCTGAACAATGTTTCTGCCGCGAACGTTCCCCCTACGGAGATTCCAAGAACGAGCGTCAAGGCATTCACGTATTTTTCGAACAGTCTATTCATAAATTACCGCATGTCAATTTCGTCAACGCCCTTTATAGGCTTGTACTTAAAGTCTTCTGCCTTCCAGGACTTCACCACCGAAAGGTTCACAATGTTGTACCACGAACCGTTGCCAGCAGGGTCCACCGTATAAAGGCGCTTAGGCGAAAAATCCGTTTTCGAAAGCCAGACTTCCATTTGAGTGAACTGTCCCTTGTACTTGGACGGGTCCAAGGTCAGCACCCACATTTTCTGCTTGTTGAATTCACCTTCCGAAATTGCTTTGGCCTTGCAATTCAAATACTTGAACAAGAGTTCCGAGGGGTGTAGCGAGCTAGACAAGTCTTCGACCGACTTGATCAGCACCTGGTTTTGTTCCACATTGTACTGCCACAGGCTTTCACCGTCGCTATAGAACTTGATTCCTGCCATATCCAAAACAAAACGGTCCCCTTCGGCAACCAAAAGCTTGCCACCCTGAGACGCGATATCCGGAGAATCAGAATAAAAAACCTGTACCCTAAATTCAAGATTCCAAGCTTTGCCCGACTTGAACCAAGCCTTGGATTTTTCCATGGCCTCGTCGGCTGATAAAGCGAAAGCGCAATTAACAGCAAGCG contains:
- a CDS encoding TRAM domain-containing protein; its protein translation is MECYIWVVIYELRIEKMVQGGEGMARLPDGRVCFVQGALAGELCQVEILQNKKDFTRGRVIKITEKSADRAEPRCPLYGKCGGCSLQHLESSAQAACSAFVERENFRRIARVELPEDFKIHTGPAWGYRNRARVVIARAKSGKVSYGFRMQKSNGIIPFANCPVLTPALNAFLKENAAKIFEESMKASKRPPRNFELDVNLFDNGAGKVSYFYKGMPAADFEKNAVSVVEIAGKKIRSDASVFFQSNLSLLPELVTAVQNAVDEGIASGEASDAWLIDLFSGVGFFAALLEDRFKKITTVERDEGCLTHARVNLNGGVTGVSPVLKNIENVSAPAEDWLAENVVDVPATLIVDPPRTGLPPTALEAIAKSSVNRLIYVSCDPVTLARDFSRFREAGFALKKAEGFAFYPQTPHLEMLFVLSR
- a CDS encoding glycoside hydrolase family 9 protein, with the protein product MVFNKILPPVLAITALSASSLFAATAYHNQVGFLTKGQKQMAVVGAEGKEIVFKTSSGNEVLKVTAPEAQIWVPAGDTAASLVDFSEIQTAGKYQAYIDDEPIGHPITIADNALEEAGKASIKFFYFQRASTALEEEYAGIYARAAGHPDTAVKYHASTGKTDLNATFSSPKGWYDAGDYGKYIVNSGISTYTLLQLYQQNKAYYDTLKLNIPESKNDVPDLLDEIRWNLDWMLTMQDDDGGVFHKLTTKQFAGTIMPAKANAQRYAIGKAVEATWDFAAVVTLASEIYKPYDPEFAEKCIIAAQKAHNWAMAHPYEVYEQPKDVGTGSYTGAADWASKLWTLIEMYRVSGDTNVVAAIKKLPINNKKAKLQSWQNNYMLGIFSIAMSPDAFEPEMVDSANAIIINMADNFMKSLDNNGYGIALDKDDFYWGSNGVAANKGMVLVHAYILTKEEKYLNAVQGIVDYILGRNPIDKSYLTGYGVNPVMNPHHRVSQADSIEAPVPGMIAGGANASATDCAKQYNNANAVAKSYYDNSCSYATNEVAINWNAPFAYIIGSLQAIATTGVTYDIKTPVNAKYELTTIPAARNRIKYAKPQEGKRLVIRGQKVQLEYTDKNGIKTYFSIGGKKVR
- the coaE gene encoding dephospho-CoA kinase (Dephospho-CoA kinase (CoaE) performs the final step in coenzyme A biosynthesis.), which produces MIGITGTIGAGKSLVGRILRDQKIRVIDADVAVHHLYRDDKNLRAAIAKEFGEDMLTEKGISRNHMADLVFKDASARVRLEALIYPVLTQYLLRANPAFVEAALFENVPELVAKLDEIWVVCAAREVRKNRLIANRGFSEADAERRIELQSAKDSEDEWRRLFPGKKIHFIDNSGDETQLQNAIKSLI
- a CDS encoding DMT family transporter; translation: MSWFVLALLSAFFLGCYDLAKKKSVQDNAVRVTLFFCSAFYALFMSPLLLTGHCESLPLQSHIYLFGKAAIVGGSWILTYNALAHLPLSIATTIRALAPVFTIFIAVTFMGERPFALQWAGVAICICSYVGLSLAGRKEMGHFFSNGWVICMVLGTILAACSGVYDKFILQRMNFDPLTVQVWFSIYMMLWQFVICAITWFPTRHKTTPFQFRWSMVLVAILLIVADRCYFVAVSDPDALISIITVFRRSSVLISFFAGLLLFKERKSKMKFVALLGVILGICLIALGK
- the mscL gene encoding large-conductance mechanosensitive channel protein MscL, producing MGIKGKATSLLEEFKAFAFKGNIVDMAIGVIIGGAFGKIVTSFVNDIVMPCVTAIIAMAGGKDAGEGLKSLSYTTAQGVAIPYGSFIGGIVDFLIVAIVVFIVMKKFLGFMQNMRKKEEAPAAPPAPPEPSAEEKLLTEIRDLLKK
- the recF gene encoding DNA replication and repair protein RecF (All proteins in this family for which functions are known are DNA-binding proteins that assist the filamentation of RecA onto DNA for the initiation of recombination or recombinational repair.), which translates into the protein MISKIFIDGLRSLNGFEQEFGPGITVVHGPNGCGKTSILESIHLLAQGFSFRARDLKEMIAWNGDELIVRATFEDAGRVTTRAVRVGRRSCEVRENGESLKSVTALFGNLPAVIMQPSDIELLRGAPEVRRRWLDEILCFRSQANAAVLKRYRRVLQQRNQWLRQYKREGAATGGDALFAVLTEQLVDLGAKLWAARIELSKEISPIITGYYRKLSGGVDEITCAYKSSILKELDALDGAEFLDDSELDKVAADSSVAYIASDSGECEDGSVDENALREAYRRKLAGLEYAEMIQGITLSGPHKDDLGVCIGESEMRSSGSQGQCRCAAVAMRFAAVDVATRYLSKPILLLDDIFAELDVNRRDAVASLIREKACQVIIATPQLEELPFTAEASIELRI
- a CDS encoding outer membrane lipoprotein carrier protein LolA yields the protein MFKRIGFIRLFVILMALAVNCAFALSADEAMEKSKAWFKSGKAWNLEFRVQVFYSDSPDIASQGGKLLVAEGDRFVLDMAGIKFYSDGESLWQYNVEQNQVLIKSVEDLSSSLHPSELLFKYLNCKAKAISEGEFNKQKMWVLTLDPSKYKGQFTQMEVWLSKTDFSPKRLYTVDPAGNGSWYNIVNLSVVKSWKAEDFKYKPIKGVDEIDMR